In Topomyia yanbarensis strain Yona2022 chromosome 2, ASM3024719v1, whole genome shotgun sequence, one DNA window encodes the following:
- the LOC131684105 gene encoding LOW QUALITY PROTEIN: exocyst complex component 4-like (The sequence of the model RefSeq protein was modified relative to this genomic sequence to represent the inferred CDS: deleted 1 base in 1 codon; substituted 1 base at 1 genomic stop codon) has translation MDSPPVKPPRAVKYGKETSGCGLLVSVIKTLDASETNEQREREKHKIEREFRKTDQRLNELVSRNDGDLTRVMQLFGKVSTQITSSRERIHVVKENLQTCKQLLRCRREELKKLYTDAVQHKYVLEMLDQVNELRRTPQQLASFMGKKHYLHVTKLLMSAIEVTEGPLKDVEGLNDLRQDFENKRQQLYGKLLEELNKHLYVSSTAEVLQSFQRXSSGRNSQYTASTAASPFQRNVLRRSAERMEANTKARRALFEIAQNGYLDVDKSEIIEDTDLLDPDVNSTYFIGIIIECFALLNKVPESIESIRVQMQSELLTIVTRSTHHIIMLNQQQQQTNQYQPQYGNPSANADEQREENIPILELLDLVFKQLKLIATAHQLTLKNYHNVMHRYNLTQVKAYDLIEYWGQAQAVLKLVLTDYLDIQNDSSDELMRAQFTEQTTNINTFFSRRKIQGKKMLFKFDKSSHTALLEPDAGGKEHRRNPSNVSNSTAKEDALNQSGSNGRELLNASFSNKQISGPLGPDRKKQERSLVCAPDAALVRQIYLPMMGYIHEIEGFMKCKSGQLCSLNTFLANYVKDAYLARGHNRNLQLTIESLSKTQDAWRSIITPEEMKRLGLTRPLLQNTVLVESRISETKKLILDLPTNSDKLLKMVCSLLKTYRETCQAAYRGIVQPETEDKRIYSVAWLKDDDITRFLKSLPNWTDLKTYNARHRQQQSNQKRLMKTEPSEEESPTAVQQRNVREAEMLTSNLGEGGISQQEILSDIGVLKELIPRLPRGIRKNDAFCNGFDSKIQLFFNDFMYLKRFVCKCFL, from the exons AGCGGCTGTGGACTGCTGGTTTCGGTGATCAAAACTCTCGATGCCAGTGAAACGAACGAGCAGCGGGAGCGGGAAAAGCACAAGATCGAAAGAGAGTTCCGCAAAACTGATCAAAGGCTCAACGAACTTGTCTCGCGGAACGATGGCGATCTTACTCGAGTTATGCAGCTGTTCGGCAAGGTGTCGACTCAGATTACTAGTTCCCGGGAAAGAATTCATGTTGTAAAGGAAAATCTGCAGACGTGTAAGCAGTTACTGCGATGCCGGCGGGAGGAACTGAAGAAGTTATACACGGATGCCGTCCAGCACAAGTATGTGCTGGAGATGTTGGATCAGGTCAACGAACTGCGCCGGACTCCCCAGCAACTGGCTTCTTTCATGGGCAAGAAACATTATTTACACGTCACAAAACTGCTCATGTCGGCCATTGAGGTGACCGAGGGTCCGCTGAAAGATGTGGAAGGTCTGAACGATCTGCGGCAAGACTTTGAGAACAAACGGCAGCAGTTGTACGGGAAGTTACTAGAGGAACTGAACAAGCATCTGTACGTTTCAAGTACGGCTGAAGTGCTGCAGAGCTTCCAACGGTAGAGCTCCGGACGGAATAGTCAGTATACAGCCAGTACAGCAGCATCGCCGTTCCAGCGGAACGTCCTGCGGCGTTCCGCCGAACGAATGGAAGCTAATACGAAGGCCAGAAGGGCGTTGTTTGAAATTGCACAGAATG GTTATCTCGATGTCGACAAGAGTGAAATCATCGAAGACACAGATCTGCTGGATCCAGATGTCAATTCCACTTATTTTATAGGAATCATAATTGAGTGCTTTGCGTTGTTGAATAAAGTGCCTGAATCTATAGAG TCTATAAGAGTACAAATGCAAAGCGAACTGCTAACGATCGTCACAAGGTCCACTCATCACATTATCATGCTCaatcagcagcagcaacaaacgAACCAGTACCAACCCCAGTACGGAAATCCTTCGGCAAACGCCGATGAACAACGAGAGGAAAACATTCCTATACTCGAACTGTTGGATTTAGTGTTCAAACAGTTGAAACTGATTGCCACCGCTCATCAGTTAACGCTGAAAAACTACCACAACGTAATGCATCGCTACAACCTCACCCAGGTAAAGGCGTACGATTTGATCGAGTACTGGGGACAAGCGCAGGCAGTGTTGAAGTTGGTTCTGACAGACTACTTGGACATTCAGAATGACAGCAGTGATGAGTTGATGCGGGCGCAGTTCACAGAGCAGACGACCAACATCAATACGTTTTTTAGCCGACGGAAAATTCAGGGCAAAAAGATGCTGTTCAAATTTGACAAGTCTTCTCACACGGCCTTACTGGAACCGGATGCTGGCGGGAAAGAGCATCGCCGGAACCCGTCAAATGTGTCCAACAGTACGGCTAAGGAGGACGCGTTGAATCAGTCGGGAAGTAATGGGCGTGAATTGTTGAATGCTAGCTTCAGTAATAAGCAAATTTCTGGGCCTCTGGGACCAGATCGGAAGAAACAGGAACGATCTCTTGTATGCGCGCCGGATGCTGCTTTGGTGCGACAGATTTATCTACCAATGATGGGTTACATTCATGAAATCGAAGGTTTTATGAAGTGTAAATCAGG tCAACTGTGTAGTTTGAACACT TTTTTGGCAAACTACGTGAAGGACGCATATCTGGCACGAGGACATAATCGGAATCTACAGTTGACGATAGAATCGCTGTCGAAGACTCAGGACGCTTGGCGTTCAATCATCACACCGGAGGAAATGAAGAGACTTGGGTTGACGCGACCACTTCTACAGAATACCGTTCTGGTCGAAAGTC GAATCTCCGAAACCAAAAAACTTATCCTGGATCTACCCACGAACTCCGACAAACTGCTCAAAATGGTTTGTTCGTTGTTGAAAACCTATCGGGAAACCTGTCAGGCTGCCTACCGAGGAATCGTTCAACCCGAAACTGAGGACAAGCGGATCTACAGCGTAGCTTGGCTGAAGGATGACGACATAACCAGATTCCTCAA ATCCCTCCCCAACTGGACAGATCTCAAAACGTACAACGCTCGGCACCGGCAGCAGCAATCGAACCAGAAGCGACTGATGAAGACGGAACCGTCGGAAGAGGAAAGTCCGACGGCTGTACAACAACGAAATGTTCGCGAGGCTGAAATGTTGACCAGCAATCTCGGTGAAGGAGGCATTTCGCAGCAGGAAATCCTTTCCGATATTGGGGTGCTAAAAGAGCtaattccacgattgccaagaggaatcaggaaaaatgatgcattttgtaatggatttgacagtaaaattcaattgtttttcaatgattttatgtatttgaaaaggttcgtttgtaaatgttttctttga